In a single window of the Flavobacterium sp. W4I14 genome:
- a CDS encoding two-component system LytT family sensor kinase (product_source=KO:K02478; cath_funfam=3.30.565.10; cog=COG2972; ko=KO:K02478; pfam=PF06580; transmembrane_helix_parts=Outside_1_9,TMhelix_10_29,Inside_30_35,TMhelix_36_58,Outside_59_67,TMhelix_68_90,Inside_91_110,TMhelix_111_133,Outside_134_356), with protein sequence MKNWLKNYRWHIIAWAIFILYEYILVSLILKINGPIINYCIHYIINITFFYIHAELVLRRGLKPLKPIYLSIIVFTILEVCLYTFTAYLADRSLSKVIVLSIGKLTVTDWKYMFLTVWRGIYFLLFSTAYYFIKSYIHQKHRTAELEKEAIEEMLKQKQTRLELANAKNAYLKAQINPHFLFNTLTYIYNSTHKSEPRAAEAVRYLSKLMRYALECEHGPEIMPLEAEIRQVENLLQLCRIKQPDLFIDFSYDQKTESTEVIPLLLLSLTENMVKHGNLSQPEDPGKIMVKLQAAQFSIQTINLINTGLNDTGFHTGLENIRQRLLHTYADRAKLSSGLKGMYFEVLIIIDLQEAR encoded by the coding sequence ATGAAAAACTGGCTAAAAAATTATCGCTGGCATATTATTGCATGGGCTATTTTCATTCTCTATGAATATATACTCGTCTCGTTGATCCTTAAAATAAACGGCCCTATAATAAACTACTGCATTCATTACATTATTAATATCACATTCTTTTATATCCATGCAGAACTGGTATTAAGACGGGGTTTGAAACCACTGAAACCTATTTATTTAAGCATAATTGTATTTACAATACTTGAGGTGTGTTTGTATACTTTTACCGCCTACCTTGCAGACCGTTCGCTTTCAAAAGTAATAGTACTTTCTATTGGCAAATTGACGGTTACAGACTGGAAGTATATGTTTTTAACAGTATGGAGAGGCATTTACTTCTTACTTTTTTCAACAGCTTATTATTTTATCAAAAGTTATATCCATCAAAAGCATCGGACAGCGGAACTGGAAAAAGAAGCAATTGAAGAAATGTTGAAGCAAAAGCAAACAAGACTTGAACTGGCTAATGCTAAAAATGCCTACCTCAAAGCGCAGATAAACCCCCATTTCCTGTTCAACACATTAACCTACATATATAACAGCACACATAAAAGTGAACCCCGAGCTGCAGAAGCAGTGCGGTATCTTTCAAAACTGATGCGCTATGCATTGGAGTGTGAACACGGCCCAGAAATTATGCCGCTGGAAGCAGAGATCCGCCAGGTCGAAAATCTGCTCCAGCTTTGCAGAATAAAGCAGCCAGACTTATTCATAGATTTTAGTTATGACCAGAAAACCGAATCAACAGAGGTAATTCCATTACTCTTACTTAGCCTAACCGAAAATATGGTTAAACATGGTAACCTCAGCCAACCGGAAGATCCCGGAAAGATTATGGTAAAGTTGCAGGCAGCTCAGTTTAGTATTCAAACAATTAACCTGATAAACACCGGCCTGAACGATACAGGTTTCCATACAGGCCTTGAAAACATCCGTCAAAGATTGCTTCATACCTATGCAGACAGAGCCAAACTCTCTTCCGGCCTGAAAGGCATGTATTTTGAGGTATTAATTATAATCGACTTACAAGAAGCCCGTTAA
- a CDS encoding two-component system LytT family response regulator (product_source=KO:K02477; cath_funfam=3.30.460.20,3.40.50.2300; cog=COG3279; ko=KO:K02477; pfam=PF00072,PF04397; smart=SM00448,SM00850; superfamily=52172) translates to MKNSISCIIIDDDPTAVNILQDHIAEMPRLKVHRIFTKPIEALSEISTESNKQLIFMDIDMPAMSGLRLADNLKHKSHNIIFTTSYPEFALDAFKVRAKHYLLKPFNMGDFAEVVNEVLSEYYDAQRLVSENEGAFFLRTNGERGRLTKVLKKDIIYLQGSNNHVHIYTPTNDYSVYMTIKEMEEKLQENEHFYRVHKSYIINTTFVKEINGHKIDLGKYEVLMTPQYKEAFMDYIENQTLVSKRLRG, encoded by the coding sequence ATGAAAAACTCTATCTCATGTATCATCATTGATGATGATCCAACTGCTGTTAATATTTTACAAGACCATATTGCGGAAATGCCGAGGTTAAAAGTCCACCGTATCTTCACAAAACCGATAGAAGCCTTAAGCGAAATTAGCACAGAAAGCAATAAACAGTTAATCTTTATGGATATCGATATGCCAGCAATGTCTGGCTTACGGCTCGCTGATAACCTCAAACATAAGTCACACAACATTATTTTTACTACTTCCTATCCAGAGTTTGCATTGGATGCTTTTAAGGTTAGAGCAAAACATTACCTGCTAAAACCTTTCAACATGGGAGATTTTGCCGAAGTGGTTAATGAGGTACTTTCAGAATATTACGATGCACAGCGTCTTGTAAGTGAAAATGAAGGAGCATTTTTCTTACGCACAAATGGCGAACGCGGCAGACTGACCAAAGTACTTAAAAAAGACATTATCTATCTCCAGGGCTCAAACAACCATGTGCACATTTACACACCAACAAATGATTACTCGGTATACATGACCATTAAGGAAATGGAGGAAAAACTCCAGGAAAATGAGCACTTCTACCGCGTTCACAAATCATACATAATAAACACCACCTTTGTAAAGGAAATTAATGGACACAAAATAGACCTTGGAAAGTATGAAGTGCTCATGACGCCACAGTACAAAGAGGCATTTATGGATTATATCGAAAACCAAACCCTTGTCTCGAAACGTCTAAGGGGCTGA
- a CDS encoding transcriptional regulator with XRE-family HTH domain (product_source=COG1396; cath_funfam=1.10.260.40; cog=COG1396; pfam=PF01381; smart=SM00530; superfamily=47413): protein MISEKEKIILKRFGQHLKSLKEKQNLSYREFYKRSGVNTGDIIKYENGETSPSFITLVRLAIGLKIHPTELLDFDFGIDFSAGLE, encoded by the coding sequence ATGATTAGTGAGAAAGAAAAAATAATTCTGAAAAGATTCGGTCAGCATTTAAAATCTTTAAAAGAGAAACAGAACCTTTCTTATCGTGAATTTTACAAAAGAAGTGGAGTGAATACCGGAGATATTATTAAATATGAAAATGGAGAAACCAGCCCCAGTTTTATTACATTAGTGAGATTGGCAATAGGTTTAAAAATCCATCCGACAGAACTTCTTGATTTTGATTTCGGAATAGACTTTAGCGCTGGGCTGGAATAG
- a CDS encoding hypothetical protein (product_source=Hypo-rule applied; transmembrane_helix_parts=Inside_1_6,TMhelix_7_29,Outside_30_97), whose translation MKTNSSYLPLFFLCGAFLYTPLAVLSVFPSQGKGRDAVTDPLPRPGICAQVDLVEVNGCGVRPFFCFDAASFLPEQEQFGDGDIGLTDKRFFAYGLK comes from the coding sequence ATGAAGACCAATAGCAGTTATCTGCCGCTTTTTTTTCTCTGTGGAGCTTTTCTTTATACTCCATTGGCTGTGCTGAGTGTTTTTCCCTCGCAAGGTAAGGGGCGTGATGCTGTTACCGATCCTTTGCCTAGACCCGGCATATGTGCGCAGGTGGATTTAGTGGAGGTTAATGGTTGTGGGGTAAGGCCTTTTTTCTGTTTTGATGCTGCTTCTTTTCTACCTGAACAGGAGCAGTTCGGGGATGGTGATATTGGTTTAACGGATAAGCGGTTCTTTGCTTATGGGCTTAAGTAG